The genomic segment TCAaacccgtgtctcaggtacttactgtctctaccacactcacgatgtacagtagagaggccactcggcccatttagttcctgcccatgtttctgttccatatcagtatatcacaATCTATCCCtgccatttccctctcactctccctgtgatgacaggttacaacatgtcaccactccgtgggataggagatttcccttgaatgtcatagaatcatagaaacctacggcacattacagacccttcggcccacaatgttgtgccgaccatgtaacctactctagaaactgcttagagtTACCCAaccgtatagccctctattttcataagctccatgtacctttctaagaTTCTCTTACAAGACttcattgtatccacctccaccaccgtcgctggcagtgcattcgacACAAACACcactctttgtttaaaaaaacttagctctgacatctcctctgtacctatttccaagcagcttaaacctatgccccctcgtgttatccgtttcaaccctgggaaaaagcctttggctattcacacgaccaatgcctctcatcatcttattcacctgCAAGAAattttctgcatgcttttctccaggctgaataagatgatgagctcactgtggttttaacgttcttcagggctctggactaaggtgctgaagctccttcttccctgctcttttcaacgttttgggtcattttcactaatttcaaaggactgtgtctcagacagctgggttgttgcaatgtgcctctaaagtctgacagtaGACGAGCGAGTGAATCATtgatggagcagagtcagaaaaCAAAGAGTTGTCAGCCTGAttcagggctttggggctccagaaagagatgggacagagtttacaaggaggaggaggaagagaaatcAGGCCGGCAGGCTATagctacaaatgaaagatcagaaacattttgaaacagTTTGATTGGAAGaaaaaggtggttaatttctgtaaattagtggtggaaatcaacagatcaggcagcaaatgtggagtggaataaatagacaacgtttAGGACGAGCCCTTTCAGCATAcctagactgtgtactcctctgcttagtttctgcctgaactgcagagttcctctagcattttgtgtgtgtgtgtgtgtctctgtactgtatttccagcaactgcagaatctcttgagttttatatctacatttgtacgaggattgtactttggcattagatacacAGTGATATTGAGTATATTTTTTACGGGAGCcgctttctgcattaaaacagctgctgaattttctatatgcacaaaaaaaactgagctaTGGACGTGGAACTGGTGTAtgcagaaacttttaatggcaCCATGATTAGCCATAAAGCCGTGCGATAGAAATTTCGCCCATGCCGcagcaccgatcaaatgcgcaggcgtcggCGTTGTGACGttgccgaatatcacgcatgcgcgcagtatatGGAAGGCCTCAAAAGACCGACAGCAGGTAAGAGCGCGTCCCCGGGGATGAGGGAGAAGATGAGGGGAGACATGGAAAGGGGAGAGCGGAGGGGGAGGGACAATTGCTGTGATCTCCGGGCACcatgacccgcaatcccgggacagtcctgctctcttccctctctctcagccccaccatccgtacacgggccccggggagcttccggctgatgagggaatgggaaccgatgggtctctcagacagagctgagctccagctgtctaaatgcaaggatcgggaactcggagaaagggaacaaaatcttttacatcagctgttgtgaaaatcacctttgttctgcctccagtcacaaaccagagaaaatctgcagagagggcacagttttaaggtgctcagaagcaggtacgaaggagatgtcaggggtgttgtgttctttgtacgtaccgtgggttactaataacaaaccatattctgcagaATTGATCTTTTATTTAACAGCAGAAAAAAACAAGTTTTACACTGCCATGCTTCTTGATAATtcttcatttctgcgcatgctgggAACTCTGCCCAGTCACGTCCTGACACGTGACATCACCACAAGAGgtgagttttttacacagagtggtgagtgcgtggaatgggctgccggcgactgtaatgaagccggatacaatagggtcttttaagaggctcatggataggtacatggtgcgtagaaaaatagagggctatggggaactctaggtaatttttaaagtaagtaatgtctggcacagcattgtgggccgaagggcctgtattgtatttgttgtataaatggggaagtcacttacccatgacctctggttgtcgtcccacccaacatcagtggaaaaagctgcttgcatttaccctatctataccctcatacctTTTGTacacttccaacaaatcctcaaagcaatgtatgatttccttgtttatgcttagagccttttttaggtgtataggatgatgaggggcattgatcatgtggatagccagaggcttttcccagggctgaaatggccaacatgAGGGGCGTagctttaagctgcttggaaataggtaccgaggggatggcaggggtaagttttttatacagagagtggtgggtgcgtggaatgcactgcctgcagTGGTGGTCGAGCCAGATACAagagggtcttttaacagcctcttagataggtacatggagcttagaaacatagaggtccatgtgctagggaaattccaggcagtttctagagtaagtttcatagttggcacatcattgtgggctgaatggcctggaatatgctgtagatttctatgttatatgttgaACTGCGAAATAActttggctatcctacaatcctctgataatcccccgtcactaaggatgatttaattatctctgctagggccccaacaatttctgcactacctcccgtagggtccgagggagcaccttgtcatgccctgaagatttatccaccctaatctgcctcaggatagcaaacatctccttttctttaatctgtacaggtcccatgaTTTTAATGCCacttttccacactctcattgacactgtgtccatctcctgagtaaatgagatgaaaaaaatatttaagatctcccccatctgctttggttccacacgtggattgccacttcagtcttccagaggaccaattttgtgccttgcaattcttttgcttttaatctatctccagaatccctgaggattatccTTTATCTCTTCTGTGAGGGGAATCTCATGCTTTCTTTCAACCATCCTGAATTATTTCTTAtgtgtcctcttgcatttcttatactccataagaacctacctgcctatccttgttatgcaactccattttgtgcttcaccaggttctcaatatcacttgaaaaccaagagatacagtttctatctttaccttttattctgacaagcacatacccacTTTGTTCTtacaaaattttgctttgaagtcCTCAATTTACCAAGCtcacctttgccataaagcagcctgtcccagtccacagttgccagatgcTGGTGTCATAATTTCAGTGTTgttccatgccctgaacacatctgcctttcctacactgctccttgtattgaaatgtaCAGGGCTCAGCAtgttcactgcaccatgctcaactttttcattcctgaatttgtctgaggactgaacaacatctgtctccacaacctctccactatctgttctgttattcagggctctattccccctgcaactttagcttaaccccccccccccttaccccTACCTCCCACCGtacagctctatcacccctttggctttcctctcccagatcaataaaaaggaggtgcataccaggtacaggcagataggaacaaatggagtacttatgaagtacaggaaattcaagtgaacacttatgaaagaaataaaagaaggcgtgaggttgccccagcagtcAAAGTTaaggagaatcctcagggattctgcagatatattatgagtgaaaagattgcaagggaaaaaattaatcctctgcaagatcagaatggtaatccatatgaggagacaaaatagatgtgggagattttttttgcatccatatttacacaggagatggacacagagtctatagaagtgaggcaaagcagcatcaacttcctggaccctgtacagattacagaggtggaggtgcttgctgtcttaaggcaaattagcgtggataaatacccagggcctgacaagttgttccctgggactctgcggcagacaagtgcagaaattgttggggcccATGCGCAGATATTTAAATcaaccttagtgacaggtgaggtactggaggattggaggacagccaatgttgttccgctgttcaagaaaggctctaaagtaAACTAAGAGATTGtacattggtgagcttgacatcagtagtgggaaagctattggaacgtgtgtgcaggaaccggatatatactgtaagtacttggatagatgtggactgattaaggatagacagcatggctttgtgcacggtaggtaatgtctaaccaatcttacagagccttttgaggaagttatcaggaaagtggatgaaggcaaggcagtggatgttgtctacatggactttagcaaggcacttgacaaagtctcatatgggaggttggtcaagaaggttcagtcactcagcattcaggatgagatagtaaattggatgagacactggctttgtgagaagccagtgtgtggtagcagatggttgcctctctgactggaggcctgtgactagtggtgtgccacagggatcagtgctggatctgttattatttgtcatctatgtcagtaatctggatgttaacatggttagctggatcagcaaatttgtggctgacatcaagattggtggtgcagtggacaacgaggaagactatcatggcttgcagtgtgatctggacccgctggaaaaatgggttgagaaatggaaaatggaatttaatgcagacaagtgcaaagtgttgcactttggtaggacccaccagggtaggtcttacacagtgactggtcgggcaccgagaagcattgtagaagaaatgaatctgagaatacaggtctatatttcactgaaagtggtatcacagtttgatagggatggaaagaaagattttgggacattggccttcataaaccaaattactgagtacaggagatgatgTTATGTTggtgttgtacaagacattggtgaggccgaatttggagtgttgggtccagttttggtcactgttacgtaccccgtaactgggttgccaaaccagcagaaatggatcactcagttggagtctggattactggaactaagaaagttttattaaaggaataagcaacacagtaccctaatagtaaggatataaatgcaacaggttagcaatgaataaacacacatgtacacagaactaggataataggatcaatcaagctctatcgcagtctaggggtaaaatgatcaatcacaagtgacagagttcaatttagttcatttCGCAGTAATCGCTTTTGTGccgttgaagagagagagagagagagaacgaatgaatattcaaatcggattccaaacagaccttcgatattcctcacagttagctttcgggcgagccctttgtaatgtcttctgaggtcaccgactgtgacccctccgtttcagacatgatcgttcttctgcggtgaacctagcacccaggcaagggcggacccACACACctggttcccgccgaccgtaactttccaccctgtgcgtctatggctggtcccgcgaccagccctccaaaactcccaccgacttgttgGGGCGctccgcttccagggtctcgttacctcgtggtgtcgtgagtggtgtctattgccttagcgaacctgtccctttttatcccccctgttggggtatcgcctgtccatcagacttcaaacagttcagggtttcaaagcagccggtcttgacaatactcagaccggtgtctccttccgttaaactctctcgtctcttcattaacatttccaaatgttgctccattgtcttacttatctctcctcctgaagacaggtggcagatcaactgacgATCCCACTgctgatagcacaggacagtcaacatctcAGTCTTTGCACACCTTTGTCacatcaccaacctacaggaagatgtaaaagaggttgaaagagttcagggaaagttcgcaaggatgttgccaggtctggaggacttgggttataaggaaagattgaacaggatggggctttattccttggaatgtaaaagattgaggggagatttgatggaggtgtgccaaaattatgagggttatagatggggtaaatgcaagctggctttttccactgagatggggtgggactCCAACCAGAGGCCACGGATTAAGGGTGACGTTGAaacatgaaggggaacatgaggggaaactttttcacacagatggtcatccaggtgtggaatgagcagacagtccaactggtgcatgcgagctcaatttcaacatgtaagaggtttgtataggtacctggatggtaggggtacaggggtagacagtttaaatagttcaacacaaactagatgggccaaatggcctgtttctgtgttgtacttttctatgactctgtgacaagaacatgaaataatattaatattcatttaattccttttaacagctgtgcagaccaaccattcatctgggcagaagatgttttcatggctttaaaactgtggcactttatattgacagtagataaaagaaaatcccagctgtacGTCAACAAAGGGGaaacccattcatctgctcagacagtgggaatggattcagtcggtcatctcaactgaaggtacatcagcaagttcacactgggacaaggccattcacctgttctgtgtgtgagaagggattcagtcggtcttcccacctgtggacacaccagtcagttcaccctgggcagaggctggtcatctgctgaatttgtggggaatgtTTCGCTCggttatctgacctaatggctcaccagcgagttcacaccggggatcggctgttcacctgctcagactgtgggaagggattcactaaatCATGtaaactgaaggtgcatcagcgagttcacacgggagagaggccgttcacctgctcagactgtgggaagggatttactgtgtcgtctcagttactgagacaccagtcaattcacactggggagaggccattcacctgctcagactgtgggaagggattcattcagtcatctcatctgaaagcacaccagcgagttcacaccagggagagaccattcacctgctcagtctgtgggaagggattcacttgctcagttaatctgaaggtacatcagagagttcacaccggggagaggccgttcacctgctcagactgcgggaagggattcaaacTGTTCActcacctactgacacatcagcgagttcacactggggagagaccattcacctgctcagactgtgggaagggattcattcagtcatctcaactgaaggtacatcagagagttcacaccagggagagaccgttcacctgctcagtctgtgggaagggattcacttgctcatttaatctgaaggtacaccagcgagttcacactggggagaggccgttcacctgctcagactgtgggaagggattcaaactGTTCGctcacctactgacacatcagcgagttcacactggggagaggccgttcacctgctcagactgtgggaagggattcactcagtcatatcaactgaaggtacatcagcgaattcacactggggtgaggccgttcacctgctcagtgtgtgggaagggatttacaaaGTCATCTGctgtactgagacaccagtcagttcacaatggggagaggccattcatctgctcagtgtgtgggaagggattcatagagtcatctcaactgaagatacatcagcgagttcacaccggggagaggccgttcacctgctcagactgtgggaagggattcacttgctcatctcatctactgagacaccagtcagttcacaccagggagtgaCCATTtacttgctcagtctgtgggaagggattcaattggTCATTTCACCTGCTGGCACACAGAGaaatggccgttcacctgctctgtccgtgggaagggattcattacgtcatctcaactgaaggaacatcagcgagtccacactgggaaggggctgatcacctgctcggactgtgggaagaaattctctcagccaaatcaaccaattgggcatcactgagttcacaccggggagaggccgttcacctacTGTGAATGTGGTGAAGGATTTGTGGTGGacatggactgtgcctttaaatgagagagagagaaactgtctACAGTACTGCTGcctgcttcttggtt from the Mobula birostris isolate sMobBir1 chromosome 13, sMobBir1.hap1, whole genome shotgun sequence genome contains:
- the LOC140208601 gene encoding uncharacterized protein; amino-acid sequence: MAHQRVHTGDRLFTCSDCGKGFTKSCKLKVHQRVHTGERPFTCSDCGKGFTVSSQLLRHQSIHTGERPFTCSDCGKGFIQSSHLKAHQRVHTRERPFTCSVCGKGFTCSVNLKVHQRVHTGERPFTCSDCGKGFKLFTHLLTHQRVHTGERPFTCSDCGKGFIQSSQLKVHQRVHTRERPFTCSVCGKGFTCSFNLKVHQRVHTGERPFTCSDCGKGFKLFAHLLTHQRVHTGERPFTCSDCGKGFTQSYQLKVHQRIHTGVRPFTCSVCGKGFTKSSAVLRHQSVHNGERPFICSVCGKGFIESSQLKIHQRVHTGERPFTCSDCGKGFTCSSHLLRHQSVHTRE